In Gossypium raimondii isolate GPD5lz chromosome 12, ASM2569854v1, whole genome shotgun sequence, a single window of DNA contains:
- the LOC105763414 gene encoding casein kinase II subunit alpha-2: MSKSRVYSDVNVLRPKEYWDYESLTVQWGDQDGYEVIRKVGRGKYSEVFEGKNVNNNERCVIKILKPVEKKKIKREIKILQNLCGGPNIIKLLDIVRDQHSKTPSLVFEYVNNTDFKVLYPTLTDYDIRYYIYELLKALDYCHSHGIMHRDVKPHNIMIDHELRKLRLIDWGLAEFYHPGKEYNVRVASRYFKGPELLIDLQDYDYSLDMWSLGCMFAGMIFRKEPFFYGHDNNDQLVKIAKVVGTDELNAYLNKYQLELDPQLNALVGRNSRKPWSKFINADNQHLVSLEAIDFLDKLLRYDHQERLTAKEAMVHPYFSQVRASESCRMRGQ; the protein is encoded by the exons ATGTCCAAATCTCGCGTTTATTCTGACGTCAATGTCCTTCGTCCCAAGGAGTATTGGGATTACGAGTCCCTCACTGTTCAATGggg GGATCAAGATGGTTATGAGGTTATTCGGAAAGTTGGAAGGGGTAAATACAGTGAGGTTTTCGAGGGTAAAAATGTCAATAACAATGAACGCTGTGTAATCAAGATCCTCAAACCTGTCGAGAAAAAAAAG ATTAAGAGAGAGATAAAAATCCTTCAGAATCTATGTGGTGGTCCAAATATTATTAAACTTCTTGATATTGTTAGAGATCAGCACTCCAAGACGCCTAGCTTGGTATTTGAGTACGTCAACAATACAGATTTCAAAGTTCTCTACCCAACTTTGACAGATTATGATATTCGCTACTACATATACGAACTTCTCAAG GCATTAGATTACTGTCATTCACATGGAATAATGCACAGAGATGTGAAGCCTCACAATATCATGATAGATCATGAGCTGCGCAAACTTCGCTTGATAGATTGGGGACTTGCCGAGTTTTACCATCCTGGAAAAGAGTATAATGTCCGTGTGGCTTCCAG GTACTTTAAAGGGCCCGAACTTCTGATAGATTTACAGGACTATGATTATTCTTTGGACATGTGGAGCCTTGGCTGCATGTTTGCTGGAATG ATATTCCGGAAGGAACCATTCTTCTATGGCCATGACAACAATGATCAACTAGTTAAAATTGCAAAG GTGGTAGGAACTGATGAGTTGAATGCATATCTGAACAAATACCAGTTGGAGCTTGATCCTCAACTTAATGCTCTTGTTGGAAG GAACAGCCGAAAACCCTGGTCCAAATTCATTAATGCCGATAATCAGCATCTTGTTTCACTAGag GCAATTGATTTTCTGGATAAGTTGCTTCGATATGATCATCAGGAGAGGCTAACTGCAAAAGAAGCTATG GTCCATCCTTACTTTTCTCAAGTGAGGGCTTCTGAAAGTTGCAGGATGCGAGGTCAGTAA
- the LOC105763415 gene encoding ribonuclease III domain-containing protein RNC1, chloroplastic, with the protein MLQSFNSTNSSMELSSSLTHFSKKLSDISFSSSLSPFPLQLYPQPSKPKNLRVLAVAVGPSQELPRNSPQRLLKELAHRKKATAPRKKVPPKRFILKPPLDDKKLTERFLNSPQLSLKQFPLLSSCLPSSKLNTADNTWIDEYLLEAKQALGYPLEKSDELGDDNPAKQFDTLLYLAFQHPSCDRTNARHVRSAHSRLWFLGQYVLELALAEFFLQRYPRESPGPMRERVFGLIGKRNLPNWIKAASLQNLIFPYDDMDKLIRKDREPPVKSVFWALFGAIYLCFGMPEVYRVLFEVFGMDPEAEDCQPRLRRQLEDVDYVSVEFDGNKLSWQDIATYKPPEDALFAHPRLFRACVPPGMHRFRGNIWDYDSKPQVMQILGYPLAVNDRIPEITEARNIELGLGLQLCFMHPSKYKFEHPRFCFERLEYVGQKIQDLVMAERLLMKHLDAPGRWLQEKHRRVLMNKFCGRYLREKYLHRFIIYSEQVQDAYENNRRLRNPATTAVQQALHGLSYTVYGKPDVRRLMFEVFDFEQIQPKSV; encoded by the exons atgcttcaatcttttaattcaACGAATTCTTCAATGGAACTCTCATCATCTCTTACACACTTCTCGAAAAAGCTCTCCGATATCTCATTCTCTTCATCCCTCTCCCCCTTCCCACTTCAACTCTACCCACAACCATCAAAACCCAAAAACCTCCGTGTCCTCGCTGTTGCTGTCGGCCCATCGCAAGAGCTTCCCAGAAACAGCCCGCAAAGACTCCTAAAAGAGCTTGCCCATCGTAAAAAAGCCACAGCTCCAAGGAAAAAAGTACCCCCAAAAAGGTTCATACTGAAGCCTCCCCTCGATGACAAAAAACTGACAGAAAGATTCCTAAACAGCCCACAATTATCCTTAAAACAGTTCCCTTTGTTAAGTTCTTGCCTGCCTTCTTCAAAGCTTAACACTGCTGACAATACTTGGATAGACGAGTATTTGCTTGAAGCTAAGCAAGCTTTGGGGTATCCTTTGGAGAAATCTGATGAATTGGGAGATGATAATCCGGCGAAACAGTTTGATACTTTGTTGTATTTGGCGTTTCAGCATCCTTCTTGTGATAGGACTAATGCTAGGCACGTTAGGTCGGCTCATTCCAGGCTTTGGTTTTTGGGGCAATATGTACTGGAGTTGGCTCTGGCGGAGTTTTTCTTGCAGAGGTATCCGAGGGAATCGCCGGGGCCGATGAGGGAAAGGGTGTTTGGTTTGATTGGGAAGAGGAATTTGCCTAACTGGATTAAAGCTGCTAGCTTGCAGAATCTAATCTTTCCTTATGATGATATGGATAAATTGATTAGGAAAGACCGGGAACCTCCTGTGAA GTCCGTCTTTTGGGCTCTGTTTGGCGCAATATACTTGTGTTTTGGCATGCCAGAAGTGTATCGTGTTCTTTTTGAAGTATTTGGAATGGATCCAGAAGCTGAGGACTGCCAGCCACGATTAAGGAGACAACTTGAAGATGTAGATTATGTTTCTGTTGAATTTGATGGGAATAAGCTCAGTTGGCAGGATATTGCTACTTATAAG CCACCAGAGGATGCTCTTTTTGCACATCCAAGGCTATTCAGGGCTTGTGTTCCACCAGGTATGCATCGGTTTCGGGGAAATATCTGGGATTATGACAGCAAACCACAAGTTATGCAGATACTGGGATATCCCTTGGCAGTAAATGATAGAATCCCCGAAATTACTGAAGCCAGGAACATTGAACTCGGGCTCGGGCTACAG CTTTGTTTTATGCATCCATCAAAATACAAGTTTGAACATCCTCGGTTTTGCTTTGAGCGGTTGGAGTATGTCGGCCAGAAGATCCAG GATCTGGTTATGGCGGAGAGGTTGCTGATGAAGCATCTAGACGCCCCTGGAAGATGGCTACAAGAGAAGCATCGCCGTGTTCTTATGAACAAGTTCTGCGGGAGGTATTTGCGGGAAAAGTATCTGCATCGTTTTATCATCTACTCGGAGCAAGTTCAAGATGCATATGAGAACAATCGAAGACTCCGGAACCCTGCCACAACTGCTGTTCAGCAGGCCCTCCATGGCCTTTCATACACTGTGTATGGTAAGCCAGATGTGAGACGCCTTATGTTCGAGGTTTTTGACTTCGAGCAAATTCAACCTAAATCTGTGTAA
- the LOC105762014 gene encoding uncharacterized protein LOC105762014 — MAEYEACIMGIRAAIERKIKVLEVYGDSELVIYQLKGEWETKDPKLVNYRKLVMKLIEEFDDITFCYLPREENQMADALATLASMIKVNEQKVMKLIQMSIYEAPSHCCNIDEEEEKDDHPWYHDILRYVKNRVYPVRATENERKTLRRLANNYVLDGEILYRRGKDKVLLRCVDAVEAKLILEEVHKGVCGTHANGFTMAKQIMRFGYYWSTMEEDCIKYAKKCH, encoded by the coding sequence ATGGCCGAATACGAAGCATGTATCATGGGGATACGCGCAGCCATAGAGCGTAAGATCAAAGTGTTAGAGGTATATGGAGACTCTGAACTGGTAATTTATCAACTCAAAGGAGAATGGGAGACAAAAGATCCCAAATTGGTCAATTACCGAAAATTGGTTATGAAACTAATTGAGGAATTTGATGATATCACCTTTTGCTACCTTCCACGAGAGGAAAATCAGATGGCCGACGCTTTGGCTACGTTAGCTTCCATGATCAAAGTAAATGAGCAGAAGGTTATGAAGCTAATCCAGATGAGTATTTATGAGGCTCCATCTCACTGTTGCAACATTGATGAAGAGGAGGAAAAGGACGATCACCCTTGGTATCACGACATACTGCGATATGTAAAGAATCGCGTGTATCCTGTTCGGGCGACTGAGAATGAAAGGAAAACATTGAGAAGACTGGCCAATAAttatgtcttagatggagaaATCTTGTATAGAAGAGGAAAAGATAAAGTGTTGTTAAGATGTGTAGACGCTGTGGAAGCCAAGCTAATCTTAGAAGAGGTGCATAAAGGAGTTTGTGGAACACATGCTAATGGCTTCACAATGGCCAAGCAAATTATGAGATTTggatattattggtccaccatggaagaaGATTGCATCAAATATGCAAAGAAATGTCATTAG